From the genome of Triticum aestivum cultivar Chinese Spring chromosome 3B, IWGSC CS RefSeq v2.1, whole genome shotgun sequence, one region includes:
- the LOC123069188 gene encoding phosphoribosylaminoimidazole carboxylase, chloroplastic, which yields MHARLLGAPSRASACTSSPSAPSAGRHPCRASWKPRPPSRSSASPPPLSLLRAGASMEPASTEGQSDPPVRGVADRVVGVLGGGQLGKMLCQAASQMGIKVAILDPLKDCPANSVCHEHVVGSFNDGVAVREFAKRCDVLTVEIEHVDAVALEKLEKQGVVCEPKASAITIIQDKYRQKGHFSKFGIPIADFVEVDTLSSIEKAGEIFGYPLMVKSKRLAYDGRGNAVAHNKEELSSVVSSLGGFEHGLYVERWTPFAKELSVIVARSRDGCTVCYPVVETIHKDNICHLVEAPAQIPEKMKKLATSVAEKAIKSLEGAGVFAVELFLTNDNQVLLNEVAPRPHNSGHHTIEACYTSQYEQHLRAILGLPLGDPAMKAPAAIMYNILGEDEGDSGFVLAHQLIKRALNIPGASVHWYAKPEIRKQRKMGHITIVGPSMFDVKAHLDRLLQRDTDGPKKVRPRAAVIMGSDSDLPIMKDAAAVLEKFNIPFELTIVSAHRTPERMYAYALSAKERGLEVIIAGAGGAAHLPGMVASLTTLPVIGVPIWTKSLQGTDSLLSIVQMPKGIPVATVAIGNAENAGLLAVRMLASRDTELSDRVNEYQQNLEDSVLVKARLLEELGSDKYLEQCMKP from the exons ATGCACGCCAGGCTGCTCGGCGCTCCGTCCCGCGCCTCCGCCTGCACCTCCTCCCCGTCGGCCCCCTCCGCCGGCCGCCACCCGTGCCGCGCGTCCTGGAAACCGCGGCCGCCAAGCCGgagctccgcctcgccgccgcctctctcGCTGTTGCGCGCCGGCGCATCCATGGAGCCCGCTTCGACGGAGGG GCAGAGCGACCCTCCTGTGCGTGGCGTGGCCGATAGGGTCGTCGGGGTGCTGGGGGGCGGCCAGTTGGGGAAGATGCTGTGCCAGGCGGCCAGTCAGATGGGGATCAAAGTGGCCATCCTGGACCCCCTCAAGGACTGCCCGGCAAACTCCGTCTGTCACGAGCATGTCGTGGGGAGCTTCAATGATGGTGTCGCGGTCCGTGAGTTTGCGAAGAG GTGTGATGTTCTAACTGTGGAAATTGAGCATGTGGATGCTGTGGCACTTGAGAAGCTTGAAAAACAGGGTGTTGTTTGTGAACCCAAAGCCTCTGCCATCACGATTATTCAG GACAAGTACAGGCAGAAAGGCCATTTCTCAAAATTTGGAATTCCGATAGCTGACTTTGTTGAA GTTGATACTTTAAGTAGTATAGAGAAAGCTGGGGAAATATTTGGCTATCCCTTAATGGTAAAAAGTAAAAGATTGGCATATGATGGTCGTGGGAATGCTGTTGCTCACAATAAAGAGGAGCTATCTTCTGTTGTTTCTT CACTCGGTGGATTTGAGCATGGCTTGTATGTTGAGCGGTGGACACCTTTTGCAAAG GAGCTATCTGTAATTGTGGCAAGGAGCAGAGATGGTTGTACAGTCTGTTATCCTGTCGTCGAAACCATTCATAA GGATAACATCTGCCATCTTGTTGAAGCTCCTGCTCAGATACCTGAGAAAATGAAGAAGTTAGCTACCAGTGTAGCTGAAAAAGCTATCAAATCGTTAGAAGGTGCTGGTGTTTTTGCTGTCGAACTATTTTTAACAAATGACAATCAG GTTTTATTGAACGAAGTAGCCCCTAGACCTCACAATAGTGGACACCATACAATCGAGGCATGTTACACTTCACAATATGAGCAACATTTACGTGCTATTCTTGGACTTCCTCTTGGTGATCCTGCAATGAAAGCACCCGCAGCAATAATGTACAACATCCTGGGCGAGGATGAG GGCGATTCGGGATTTGTTTTAGCCCATCAGCTGATTAAGAGGGCGTTAAATATTCCAGGTGCATCAGTCCATTGGTATGCAAAGCCAG AGATTCGGAAGCAAAGAAAGATGGGTCATATTACAATTGTGGGGCCTTCTATGTTCGATGTAAAAGCACATTTGGACAGGTTGCTGCAGAGAGACACAGATGGCCCAAAGAAAG TTAGACCTCGTGCTGCGGTTATAATGGGCTCGGATTCTGATCTTCCCATAATGAAAGATGCTGCAGCAGTACTGGAGAAATTCAACATACCTTTTGAG CTTACAATTGTTTCGGCACACCGTACACCAGAGAGGATGTACGCTTATGCATTGTCTGCTAAGGAAAGGGGCTTAGAGGTCATTATTGCAGGCGCAGGTGGAGCAGCTCACTTACCAG GCATGGTGGCTTCATTGACTACTCTTCCTGTAATTGGAGTCCCCATCTGGACTAAATCATTACAGGGAACGGATTCCCTCCTATCTATTGTGCAG ATGCCGAAAGGTATTCCTGTTGCTACTGTTGCAATTGGAAACGCTGAAAATGCAGGCTTGTTGGCAGTTCGGATGCTTGCCTCAAGAGATACTGAGTTGTCGGACAG GGTAAATGAATACCAGCAAAATCTGGAAGACAGTGTGTTGGTCAAAGCAAGATTGCTCGAGGAATTAGGTTCAGACAAATATCTGGAGCAATGTATGAAGCCTTGA